In Vicugna pacos chromosome 10, VicPac4, whole genome shotgun sequence, the following proteins share a genomic window:
- the LOC107033444 gene encoding olfactory receptor 10K1-like — protein MGNHTAVSTFLLWGFSSFPYLQSLLFVMIFFSHATILAANVSIMVAIKLTRHLHTPMYFFLCGLAFSETCTTVVIIPRMLVDLLSDSKTISLPECATQMFFFFGLGGNNCFIMAAMSYDRYTAIHNPLHYPVLMTRKICFQLMTASCVTGIVVSLCIALIVFNLSFCDSNIIQHFFCDILPVVCLACDYTPYHEMAIFMLSAFVLVGSFILIMISYVFIGSIVIKMPSAKGRYKAFSTCSSHLTVVCMHYGFAGFIYLRPKDSDSFREDMLRAVTYTVLTPLLNPIVYSLRNKEMQIALRKVLDSTHRFIPQMQALSSPSRRGVGAAISHQELWSEGPGVSSEPCVRLPNPGVRHWEDEPPEHLALKASGT, from the exons ATGGGCAATCACACTGCAGTGAGCACCTTCCTTCTGTGGGGATTTTCCAGTTTCCCATACCTGCAGAGTCTCCTCTTTGTGATGATTTTCTTCTCCCATGCAACCATTCTTGCTGCAAATGTGTCCATAATGGTGGCCATCAAGCTCACTCGCCACCtgcacacccccatgtactttttcctctgTGGCCTGGCTTTTTCAGAAACCTGTACCACTGTGGTAATCATACCCCGCATGTTAGTGGACTTGCTATCAGACAGTAAGACCATCTCTCTTCCTGAGTGTGCCACACAGATGTTCTTCTTCTTTGGCTTGGGAGGCAACAACTGCTTCATCATGGCTGCCATGTCCTATGACCGTTACACTGCTATTCACAACCCGCTGCACTACCCTGTCCTGATGACCCGGAAGATCTGCTTTCAGCTGATGACggcctcctgtgtcactgggattgtgGTGTCACTGTGTATTGCCCTCATAGTATTCaacttgtctttctgtgactccaACATCATCCAGCACTTTTTTTGTGACATCTTGCCTGTGGTCTGCCTGGCTTGTGACTATACGCCCTATCACGAAATGGCTATATTTATGCTCTCTGCCTTTGTGTTGGTGGGCAGTTTTATCTTAATTATGATTTCCTATGTCTTCATTGGGTCCATAGTTATAAAGATGCCTTCTGCCAAAGGGAGGTATAAGGCTTTCTCAACTTGCTCCTCCCACCTCACTGTGGTGTGCATGCACTACGGATTTGCTGGTTTTATCTATTTGAGGCCCAAGGACAGTGACTCATTCCGTGAAGATATGCTGAGGGCTGTGACCTACACAGTGCTGACACCTCTGCTTAATCCCATTGTTTACAgtctaagaaacaaagaaatgcaGATTGCCTTAAGGAAGGTACTAGACAGTACACACAGGTTCATCCCTCAGATG caAGCCCTCTCTTCACCATCACGCAGAGGTGTTGGCGCAGCCATTTCGCACCAGGAACTCTGGTCTGAAGGGCCAG GTGTGAGTTCTGAGCCCTGCGTCAGGCTCCCCAACCCGGGGGTCCGGCACTGGGAAGACGAacccccagagcatttggctttgaaggccagcgggACTTAA
- the LOC102542368 gene encoding olfactory receptor 5P6-like codes for MDSLGDGNHTAVTEFILLGLTNDPVLRIILYMIILCIYLVTISGNLSTIILIRISSQLHHPMYFFLSHLAFADMGYSSSVTPNMLVNFLVETNTISYHGCAIQLGSVVFFGSTEFFLLAAMAYDRFVAICNPLLYSTKMSTQVCVQLLAASYVGGFLNACSFTICFYSLLFCGPNRVNHFFCDFAPLVELSCSDISVPAVVPSFTSGFVTVVTLFVIAISYIYILITVLKMRSTKGYHKAFSTCMSHLTVVTLFYGTIIFIYMMPKSSFSTDQNKAVSVLYMVVIPMLNPLIYSLRNSEIKGALKRALC; via the coding sequence ATGGATTCCCTGGGAGATGGGAACCACACTGCAGTGACAGAGTTCATTTTACTGGGCTTAACAAATGACCCAGTCCTTCGAATCATCCTCTACATGATCATCCTATGTATCTACCTGGTGACCATATCTGGCAATCTCAGCACAATCATTCTTATCAGAATCTCTTCTCAGCTCCACCATCCTATGTACTTTTTCCTGAGCCACTTGGCCTTTGCTGACATGGGCTATTCATCTTCTGTCACACCCAATATGCTTGTAAACTTCCTGGTGGAGACAAATACCATCTCCTATCATGGATGTGCCATTCAGCTTGGTTCAGTCGTTTTCTTTGGGTCAACTGAGTTCTTCCTTCTGGCTGCCATGGCATATGATCGCTTCGTGGCAATCTGCAACCCACTGCTTTATTCCACCAAAATGTCCACACAAGTCTGTGTTCAGTTACTTGCAGCGTCTTATGTAGGTGGCTTTCTCAATGCTTGCTCTTTTACTATTTGCTTCTATTCTTTACTCTTCTGTGGACCAAATCGAGTCAATCattttttctgtgattttgctCCTTTGGTTGAACTCTCCTGTTCTGACATCAGTGTCCCTGCAGTTGTCCCCTCATTTACATCTGGCTTCGTCACTGTGGTCACACTGTTTGTCATAGCCATCTCCTACATCTACATCCTCATCACCGTCCTGAAGATGCGCTCCACCAAGGGGTACCAcaaagccttctccacctgcaTGTCCCACCTCACAGTGGTCACTCTATTTTATGGGaccattatatttatttatatgatgcCCAAGTCCAGCTTCTCAACTGACCAGAACAAGGCAGTGTCTGTGTTGTACATGGTGGTGATCCCCATGTTGAATCCCCTGATTTACAGTCTGAGGAACAGTGAGATTAAGGGGGCCCTGAAGAGAGCactttgttaa
- the LOC102542453 gene encoding olfactory receptor 5P80 has product MGTGNYTTVTEFIILGLTESTTVCAILFIVFLGIYVVTLMGNISIIMLIRSSPQLHTPMYLVLCHLAFVDIGYSSSVTPVMLMGFLGEGTSIHVAGCVTQLCSVVTFGTAECFLLAAMAYDRYVAICLPLLYSTHVSPRVCILLVGMSYLGGCVNTWTFTGCLLSLSFCGPNKVNHFFCDYSPLLELSCSHDFTSEVIPAIFSGSIIVVTVFIIGLSYVYIISSVLKMRSTEGRHKAFSTCTSHLTAVTLFFGTITFIYVMPKSSYSTEQNKVVSLFYTVVIPMLNPLIYSLRNKEVKEAMRKLMARTHWWS; this is encoded by the coding sequence ATGGGGACTGGAAACTACACAACTGTGACAGAGTTCATTATTTTGGGGTTAACAGAAAGTACTACAGTTTGTGCcattttatttattgtgtttcTAGGAATCTATGTTGTCACCTTAATGGGCAATATCAGCATAATCATGTTAATCAGAAGCAGCCCCCAGCTTCACACCCCAATGTACCTTGTCCTCTGCCACTTGGCCTTTGTGGACATCGGGTACTCCTCATCAGTCACACCTGTCATGCTCATGGGCTTCCTAGGGGAGGGCACCTCTATCCATGTTGCTGGTTGTGTCACCCAACTCTGTTCCGTGGTCACCTTTGGGACAGCCGAGTGCTTCCTGCTGGCtgccatggcctatgaccgctatgtggccatctgcttGCCCCTGCTGTACTCCACCCATGTGTCCCCCAGAGTCTGTATCCTCTTAGTGGGGATGTCCTACCTAGGTGGATGTGTGAACACTTGGACATTTACTGGCTGTTTATTAAGTCTGTCCTTCTGTGGACCGAATAAAGTAAATCACTTTTTCTGTGATTATTCACCACTTTTGGAGCTTTCTTGTTCTCATGATTTTACTTCTGAAGTCATTCCAGCCATCTTTTCTGGCTCCATCATTGTAGTCACTGTATTTATCATTGGTCTCTCTTACGTTTACATCATTTCCTCAGTCCTGAAGATGCGATCCACCGAGGGGCGCCAcaaagccttctccacctgcaCATCCCACCTCACAGCGGTCACTCTGTTCTTTGGCACCATCACATTCATTTATGTGATGCCCAAGTCCAGCTACTCAACTGAACAAAACAAAGTGGTATCTTTGTTTTACACAGTGGTGATCCCCATGTTGAACCCCCTTATCTACAGTTTGAGGAACAAGGAGGTTAAAGAGGCCATGAGAAAATTAATGGCTAGAACACATTGGTGGTCCTAA